One part of the Clarias gariepinus isolate MV-2021 ecotype Netherlands chromosome 24, CGAR_prim_01v2, whole genome shotgun sequence genome encodes these proteins:
- the LOC128512580 gene encoding UDP-glucuronosyltransferase 2B17-like: MSAFKRAAICLFLLLNLSQMPLCLKAGKILVWPTDFSHWINVKVIVDELTARGHNVTVITHSATPSVKTDRSSGYNIEIIEVPYTKQDVFDFVNKMFEYRINEVPYDNTYQAFLKIKEVVDKVTELNLIMCKELFAREDLLEKWRKEQFDVFLTDTMYTCRTLPALKLNLPLIISMRYSFGYSVERLCGKLPAPASYVPSVTLGFTSQMDFTQRMKNILYNLFQDFIFTFYTAPKWDHLYKDIIGR, encoded by the coding sequence ATGAGTGCATTTAAGAGAGCTGCTATCTGTCTTTTCCTACTGCTCAATCTGAGCCAGATGCCACTATGCTTGAAAGCAGGGAAGATCCTCGTTTGGCCAACTGATTTTAGTCACTGGATCAACGTTAAGGTCATCGTAGATGAACTGACAGCAAGAGGACATAATGTAACAGTCATTACTCACAGTGCTACACCATCTGTAAAGACCGATCGGTCTTCAGGCTACAATATAGAGATCATAGAGGTGCCCTATACCAAACAGGATGTTTTCGATTTTGTGAATAAAATGTTTGAGTACAGGATAAATGAAGTGCCATATGACAACACGTATCAGGCCTTTCTGAAGATAAAGGAGGTTGTTGACAAAGTTACAGAGCTGAATCTGATTATGTGCAAGGAGCTATTTGCACGTGAAGATCTGCTAGAGAAGTGGAGAAAAGAACAGTTTGATGTTTTTCTGACAGACACCATGTATACATGCAGGACACTTCCAGCTCTCAAACTGAACCTGCCACTTATCATCAGTATGAGGTATAGTTTTGGGTATTCTGTGGAGCGTCTTTGTGGGAAGTTGCCAGCCCCTGCCTCTTATGTTCCATCAGTCACCCTGGGCTTTACAAGTCAGATGGATTTCACACAGAGGatgaaaaacatactgtataatctcTTTCAggattttattttcacattttacacaGCACCAAAGTGGGATCATTTGTATAAGGATATTATCGGTAGGTGA